A region from the Triticum urartu cultivar G1812 chromosome 1, Tu2.1, whole genome shotgun sequence genome encodes:
- the LOC125536836 gene encoding uncharacterized protein LOC125536836 isoform X1 — MRKAPAAAPKPKPRARAKPKAKASPDSLSSATLPSRSGGSPVAVGRGLLSPSSPATPKARSPLSPFAASTPASVSTVADLRGRAASSLDSLKRRLDALHGDSARDLEASHSRISKRIKMQTQSCLKLAEEAEKERKKMDERISGRAEEMKASYKEFVTEVQSSSSRVSKVTFPEMAKSVARAIDGMRSRYNIPATTA; from the exons ATGAGGAAGGCGCCCGCAGCGGCCCCCAAGCCCAAGCCGAGGGCGAGGGCCAAGCCCAAGGCGAAGGCCAGCCCCGACTCCCTCTCCAGCGCCACGTTGCCGTCCCGCAGCGGCGGGTCTCCCGTCGCGGTCGGCCGCGGCCTCCTCTCGCCCTCCTCGCCGGCGACGCCCAAGGCCAGGTCTCCCCTCTCCCCGTTCGCCGCATCCACGCCGGCCTCCGTGTCCACCGTCGCCGACCTGAGGGGCCGCGCCGCCTCGAGCCTCGACTCGCTCAAGCGCCGCCTCGACGCGCTCCACGGCGACTCCGCCCGCGACCTCGAGGCCTCCCACTCCCGAATCTCCAAGCGCATCAAG ATGCAGACGCAGAGCTGCCTCAAGCTGGCCGAGGAGGCGGAGAAGGAGCGTAAGAAGATGGACGAGAGGATCTCCGGGCGCGCCGAGGAGATGAAG GCATCGTACAAGGAGTTCGTGACGGAGGTGCAGTCGTCTTCGTCTCGTG TGTCCAAGGTGACCTTCCCTGAGATGGCAAAGTCGGTGGCCAGAGCTATCGATGGCATGCGCAGTCGCTACAACATCCCAGCTACGACAGCTtag
- the LOC125536836 gene encoding uncharacterized protein LOC125536836 isoform X2 — MRKAPAAAPKPKPRARAKPKAKASPDSLSSATLPSRSGGSPVAVGRGLLSPSSPATPKARSPLSPFAASTPASVSTVADLRGRAASSLDSLKRRLDALHGDSARDLEASHSRISKRIKTQSCLKLAEEAEKERKKMDERISGRAEEMKASYKEFVTEVQSSSSRVSKVTFPEMAKSVARAIDGMRSRYNIPATTA, encoded by the exons ATGAGGAAGGCGCCCGCAGCGGCCCCCAAGCCCAAGCCGAGGGCGAGGGCCAAGCCCAAGGCGAAGGCCAGCCCCGACTCCCTCTCCAGCGCCACGTTGCCGTCCCGCAGCGGCGGGTCTCCCGTCGCGGTCGGCCGCGGCCTCCTCTCGCCCTCCTCGCCGGCGACGCCCAAGGCCAGGTCTCCCCTCTCCCCGTTCGCCGCATCCACGCCGGCCTCCGTGTCCACCGTCGCCGACCTGAGGGGCCGCGCCGCCTCGAGCCTCGACTCGCTCAAGCGCCGCCTCGACGCGCTCCACGGCGACTCCGCCCGCGACCTCGAGGCCTCCCACTCCCGAATCTCCAAGCGCATCAAG ACGCAGAGCTGCCTCAAGCTGGCCGAGGAGGCGGAGAAGGAGCGTAAGAAGATGGACGAGAGGATCTCCGGGCGCGCCGAGGAGATGAAG GCATCGTACAAGGAGTTCGTGACGGAGGTGCAGTCGTCTTCGTCTCGTG TGTCCAAGGTGACCTTCCCTGAGATGGCAAAGTCGGTGGCCAGAGCTATCGATGGCATGCGCAGTCGCTACAACATCCCAGCTACGACAGCTtag